A single window of Lepeophtheirus salmonis chromosome 2, UVic_Lsal_1.4, whole genome shotgun sequence DNA harbors:
- the LOC121113504 gene encoding beta,beta-carotene 15,15'-dioxygenase codes for MDVNKNLFKNASTCEEKIGKLTGSALPAWIRGNVLYNGPCGVYDYDNMTVNHWFDGLSVMSLFKIKNDGNEISFTKKLLQSDAYADNIEHGRSVRAEFGTPGLSDGTKQPHNTRKGSIKPPSSTFLLHRSPSTDNFTPKDATDNCACNFYQYGNLTMASTETAFDRIIDPDTLETGDLVDMSNLVNIKTGRPLRDHNGDLYNVAASFVAGLKYHFIKFPKPEEGIMYARDYFPSDVKFVATLPTRFPHHLSYVHTFGLTDNYLIFCEQPWVSNMSKLMTCRSQGRSFKECLEWMPSENNRFYIIDKSSGRNMEIKYMTDEPFYFLNFINCYECGNHVVVDIIAYDDPEILDDMYIEKLRNSDTFTGVGHKSTIKRFVLPLDYEEDSIDLNGGKWKEATAIRSHNTITLHGSVLCDHKGMEHPKVNPNFLFRKYNFSYVVGWMHSLDGDCHFANAVTKIDVETGMTLSWRTDDEYCHPSEVVFVPNPAGTSEDDGVLISCVSNAQDENEGYIVFISARNMKEIARASFDEAIPYGSHTFYIQK; via the coding sequence ATGGACGTGAATAAAAATCTCTTCAAAAATGCCAGTACCTGCGAAGAAAAGATAGGGAAACTTACGGGTTCGGCGCTTCCTGCATGGATTCGTGGAAATGTTCTGTATAATGGTCCCTGTGGAGTTTACGACTATGATAATATGACGGTCAATCATTGGTTTGATGGCCTCTCTGTCATGAGTTTATTCAAGATTAAGAATGACGGCAATGAAATTTCCTTTACCAAAAAGTTACTTCAGTCAGACGCTTATGCTGACAATATTGAACATGGTAGATCAGTAAGAGCTGAGTTTGGCACACCTGGCCTTTCTGATGGAACAAAGCAACCCCATAATACTAGAAAAGGCTCCATTAAACCTCCAAGCTCCACCTTTCTCCTTCACAGATCTCCAAGTACTGACAATTTCACGCCTAAAGACGCCACTGATAATTGTGCATGTAACTTTTACCAGTATGGGAACTTGACCATGGCCTCCACCGAGACTGCTTTTGATCGCATCATCGACCCAGATACCTTGGAAACTGGTGACTTGGTTGACATGTCTAATTTAGTTAATATCAAAACGGGAAGGCCCTTAAGAGATCACAATGGAGATCTTTATAATGTAGCAGCCTCATTTGTCGCCGGTCTTAAGtatcatttcattaaattccCTAAACCAGAAGAGGGCATCATGTATGCTCGGGACTACTTTCCCAGTGATGTCAAATTTGTTGCCACACTTCCCACTCGTTTCCCCCATCATTTGTCTTATGTCCACACCTTTGGTTTGACCGATAATTATCTCATATTTTGTGAGCAACCCTGGGTGAGCAACATGTCTAAATTAATGACGTGTAGAAGCCAAGGAAGATCTTTTAAAGAGTGTTTGGAATGGATGCCTTCAGAAAATAATCGATTTTATATCATTGATAAATCTAGTGGCCGAAATATGGAAATCAAGTACATGACAGATGAACCCTTCTACTTCCTTAACTTTATCAACTGCTACGAATGCGGTAATCACGTGGTTGTTGATATCATTGCCTATGATGATCCCGAAATCTTGGACGACATGTACATTGAGAAACTCAGAAACTCTGATACATTTACCGGAGTGGGTCATAAGTCTACAATCAAGAGATTTGTATTACCTTTAGACTATGAAGAGGACAGCATAGATTTGAACGGAGGAAAATGGAAAGAGGCAACGGCTATTCGCAGTCATAACACCATCACTCTCCACGGATCTGTTCTTTGTGACCACAAAGGAATGGAACATCCTAAAGTGAATCCTAACTTTCTCTTTAGGAAATACAACTTTTCTTATGTTGTAGGATGGATGCACAGCTTGGATGGAGACTGCCATTTTGCAAATGCTGTTACTAAAATTGATGTTGAGACGGGGATGACCTTATCCTGGAGAACAGATGATGAATATTGTCATCCAAGTGAGGTTGTATTTGTTCCTAATCCCGCTGGAACATCAGAAGATGATGGTGTTCTAATTTCTTGTGTATCCAATGCACAAGATGAAAATGAGGgatacattgtttttatttctgcCAGAAACATGAAAGAAATTGCTAGAGCCAGTTTTGATGAGGCTATACCCTATGGATCTCATACCTTCTATATCCAAAAATGA
- the Lmpt gene encoding four and a half LIM domains protein 2 isoform X2, whose translation MVSIRESEISFDQKGGTDNFVEEKMFCHHCDDSLAGHRYVLRDDHPYCIKCYESVFANNCDECSKIIGIDSKDLSYKEKHWHEACFVCTKCRTSLVDKQFGSKADRIYCGSCYDSQFATRCDGCGDVFRAGMKKMEYKTRQWHEKCFTCCTCNNAIGTKSFIPKEHDIYCAKCYEDKFATKCIKCNKVITQGGVTYRNEPWHRECFTCTHCEKSLAGQRFTSRDDQPYCADCFGELFSKRCTACAKPITGKGGLGSTKFVAFETLAWHNECFFCAHCNESMVGKGFIQDEGNIVCPECAKKKMIAEMDAQNE comes from the exons cttTGACCAAAAGGGAGGCACTGATAACTTTGTTGAAGAGAAAATGTTTTGCCATCATTGTGACGACTCCTTGGCGGGTCATCGTTACGTTCTTCGCGATGATCATCCCTATTGTATCAAGTGCTACGAGAGCGTCTTTGCCAATAATTGTGACGAATGTAGTAAAATTATTGGGATTGACTCCAAG GATTTGTCATATAAAGAGAAGCATTGGCATGAGGCATGTTTCGTTTGTACCAAGTGCCGTACTTCCTTAGTGGATAAACAATTTGGCTCTAAGGCTGATAGAATCTACTGTGGTTCCTGCTATGACTCTCAATTTGCCACGAGATGTGATGGTTGTGGAGATGTTTTCAGAGCTG GTATGAAAAAGATGGAGTATAAAACGAGACAATGGCATGAGAAGTGTTTCACCTGCTGTACATGCAACAATGCAATTGGTACAAAGTCCTTCATTCCCAAGGAACACGATATTTACTGTGCTAAATGCTATGAAGATAAATTTGCAACCAAATGCATTAAGTGCAACAAA gTCATTACACAAGGTGGTGTCACATACAGGAATGAGCCATGGCACAGAGAGTGCTTCACATGTACTCACTGCGAAAAGTCACTCGCAGGACAAAGATTTACCTCTCGAGATGATCAACCATATTGTGCTGACTGTTTTGGAGAACTTTTCTCAAAACGTTGCACGGCTTGTGCTAAGCCTATTACAG GAAAAGGAGGTCTTGGCTCCACTAAGTTTGTGGCATTTGAGACACTAGCCTGGCATAACGAGTGCTTCTTCTGTGCTCACTGCAATGAGTCCATGGTTGGAAAAGGATTCATCCAGGATGAAGGAAACATTGTGTGCCCCGAGTGTGCCAAGAAGAAGATGATTGCGGAAATGGACgctcaaaatgaataa
- the Lmpt gene encoding four and a half LIM domains protein 2 isoform X1 yields the protein MASMVGGMPGAESRVKKVKKVTKSSKLGGDGSTEVVTTETTTTSSSSSHMSQHENGLSSFDQKGGTDNFVEEKMFCHHCDDSLAGHRYVLRDDHPYCIKCYESVFANNCDECSKIIGIDSKDLSYKEKHWHEACFVCTKCRTSLVDKQFGSKADRIYCGSCYDSQFATRCDGCGDVFRAGMKKMEYKTRQWHEKCFTCCTCNNAIGTKSFIPKEHDIYCAKCYEDKFATKCIKCNKVITQGGVTYRNEPWHRECFTCTHCEKSLAGQRFTSRDDQPYCADCFGELFSKRCTACAKPITGKGGLGSTKFVAFETLAWHNECFFCAHCNESMVGKGFIQDEGNIVCPECAKKKMIAEMDAQNE from the exons ATGGCAAGTATGGTGGGTGGTATGCCTGGAGCCGAATCTAGAGTGAAGAAGGTGAAGAAAGTGACAAAGAGTAGCAAACTCGGTGGGGATGGATCCACAGAAGTCGTGACCACTGAGACAACCACCACATCCTCTTCTTCCTCCCACATGTCTCAACATGAAAATGGACTTTCTAG cttTGACCAAAAGGGAGGCACTGATAACTTTGTTGAAGAGAAAATGTTTTGCCATCATTGTGACGACTCCTTGGCGGGTCATCGTTACGTTCTTCGCGATGATCATCCCTATTGTATCAAGTGCTACGAGAGCGTCTTTGCCAATAATTGTGACGAATGTAGTAAAATTATTGGGATTGACTCCAAG GATTTGTCATATAAAGAGAAGCATTGGCATGAGGCATGTTTCGTTTGTACCAAGTGCCGTACTTCCTTAGTGGATAAACAATTTGGCTCTAAGGCTGATAGAATCTACTGTGGTTCCTGCTATGACTCTCAATTTGCCACGAGATGTGATGGTTGTGGAGATGTTTTCAGAGCTG GTATGAAAAAGATGGAGTATAAAACGAGACAATGGCATGAGAAGTGTTTCACCTGCTGTACATGCAACAATGCAATTGGTACAAAGTCCTTCATTCCCAAGGAACACGATATTTACTGTGCTAAATGCTATGAAGATAAATTTGCAACCAAATGCATTAAGTGCAACAAA gTCATTACACAAGGTGGTGTCACATACAGGAATGAGCCATGGCACAGAGAGTGCTTCACATGTACTCACTGCGAAAAGTCACTCGCAGGACAAAGATTTACCTCTCGAGATGATCAACCATATTGTGCTGACTGTTTTGGAGAACTTTTCTCAAAACGTTGCACGGCTTGTGCTAAGCCTATTACAG GAAAAGGAGGTCTTGGCTCCACTAAGTTTGTGGCATTTGAGACACTAGCCTGGCATAACGAGTGCTTCTTCTGTGCTCACTGCAATGAGTCCATGGTTGGAAAAGGATTCATCCAGGATGAAGGAAACATTGTGTGCCCCGAGTGTGCCAAGAAGAAGATGATTGCGGAAATGGACgctcaaaatgaataa